One genomic region from Ornithinicoccus hortensis encodes:
- a CDS encoding cyanophycinase gives MSAPAPHQFPSPPDVRRTLFIIGGAEDKRRRLVVLRRFVRLAGGRSARIVVIPTASSMAAEAVEVYGAVFGRLHAPDVTEVNPATRAESSDPELIERIDGATGIFITGGNQLKLGQLIVGTPLHDALRRAYQRGAVVGGTSAGASVLSQFMISMGEEGVVPRQRTSQLTAGLGLLSGVILDQHFDQRTRYARLLSLVAASPSLLGIGIDEDTAAEITDENDLTVVGSGAVYVVDARQAISDAHEARRDAPLMVSGAVVHSLPYGSSFDLGEARLTDFVEMHAEVAVVTSPTDVHDTANAAAAMRR, from the coding sequence ATGTCTGCGCCGGCACCGCACCAGTTCCCCAGCCCACCCGACGTGCGTCGCACCCTGTTCATCATCGGCGGGGCCGAGGACAAACGGCGCCGGCTGGTGGTGCTGCGCCGGTTCGTCCGGCTTGCGGGCGGGCGGAGCGCCCGGATCGTGGTGATCCCCACCGCCTCGTCCATGGCCGCCGAGGCCGTCGAGGTCTACGGCGCCGTCTTCGGCCGGTTGCACGCCCCGGACGTGACGGAGGTCAACCCGGCCACCCGGGCCGAGTCCAGCGACCCCGAGCTGATCGAGCGGATCGACGGGGCCACCGGCATCTTCATTACCGGCGGCAACCAGCTGAAGCTGGGGCAGCTCATCGTCGGCACGCCCCTGCACGACGCGCTCCGGCGCGCCTACCAGCGGGGGGCCGTCGTCGGCGGCACCTCGGCCGGCGCCTCGGTGCTCAGCCAGTTCATGATCTCGATGGGCGAGGAGGGCGTGGTCCCCCGGCAGCGCACCAGTCAGCTGACGGCCGGGCTGGGCCTGCTGTCCGGGGTGATCCTGGACCAGCACTTCGACCAGCGCACCCGGTACGCCCGGCTGCTGTCCCTCGTGGCCGCCTCCCCCAGCCTGCTGGGGATCGGCATCGACGAGGACACCGCCGCCGAGATCACTGACGAGAACGACCTCACCGTGGTCGGCTCCGGCGCGGTGTATGTCGTGGACGCGCGGCAGGCCATCAGCGACGCCCACGAGGCCCGCCGGGACGCCCCCCTCATGGTGTCCGGTGCCGTGGTCCACTCCCTGCCGTACGGCTCCTCGTTCGACCTCGGCGAGGCCCGGCTGACCGATTTCGTCGAGATGCACGCGGAGGTCGCCGTGGTGACCTCCCCCACCGACGTGCACGACACTGCCAACGCCGCAGCGGCCATGCGCCGCTGA
- the glgC gene encoding glucose-1-phosphate adenylyltransferase, whose translation MVTRGTARPKVLAIVLAGGEGKRLMPLTADRAKPAVPFGGIYRLIDFALSNVVNSGYLKIVVLTQYKSQSLDTHVTKTWRMSNLLGNYVAPVPAQQRRGKSWFEGSADAIYQSMNLIHDEKPDIVLVLGADHVYRMDFSQMVAQHIETGAGVTVAAIRQPISLADQFGVIQVADDSDTRIEEFLEKPTDPKGLADSPHEVLASMGNYVFSAETLEEAITADADLPGSKHDMGGDIVPAFVAQGGAHVYDFKGNEVPGTTERDLGYWRDVGTIDSYYEAHMDLVSVHPIFNLYNEEWPIYTDYGYHPPAKFVHGSQDRVGNAVNSAVSPGVVVSGASISGSVLSPRVRVHSFSAVSQSVLLDGVDVGRSCQIHRAIIDKNVVIPPGVSIGVNHDEDRARGFTVTDSGLVVIGKGTIIQG comes from the coding sequence ATGGTGACCCGAGGAACTGCGCGCCCCAAGGTTCTGGCAATCGTGCTCGCCGGTGGCGAGGGCAAACGGCTGATGCCGTTGACCGCCGACCGCGCGAAGCCGGCCGTCCCGTTCGGCGGTATCTACCGATTGATCGACTTCGCCCTGTCCAACGTGGTGAACAGCGGCTACCTCAAGATCGTCGTGCTGACCCAGTACAAGTCCCAGAGCCTGGACACCCACGTCACGAAGACGTGGCGGATGTCCAACCTGCTCGGCAACTACGTGGCCCCGGTCCCCGCCCAGCAGCGCCGCGGCAAGAGCTGGTTCGAGGGCAGCGCCGACGCGATCTACCAGAGCATGAACCTGATCCACGACGAGAAGCCGGACATCGTGCTGGTCCTCGGCGCCGACCACGTCTACCGGATGGACTTCTCCCAGATGGTGGCCCAGCACATCGAGACCGGGGCCGGCGTCACGGTCGCCGCGATCCGGCAGCCGATCTCGCTGGCCGACCAGTTCGGGGTGATCCAGGTCGCCGACGACAGCGACACCAGGATCGAGGAGTTCCTGGAGAAGCCCACGGACCCCAAGGGCCTGGCGGACAGCCCGCACGAGGTGCTCGCCTCGATGGGCAACTACGTGTTCAGCGCCGAGACGCTGGAGGAGGCGATCACGGCGGACGCGGACCTGCCCGGCTCCAAGCACGACATGGGCGGCGACATCGTGCCTGCGTTCGTGGCGCAGGGCGGTGCCCACGTCTACGACTTCAAGGGCAACGAGGTGCCGGGCACCACCGAGCGCGACCTCGGCTACTGGCGCGACGTCGGGACCATCGACTCCTACTACGAGGCCCACATGGACCTGGTGTCGGTGCACCCGATCTTCAACCTCTACAACGAGGAGTGGCCGATCTACACCGACTACGGCTACCACCCGCCGGCCAAGTTCGTGCACGGGTCGCAGGACCGGGTCGGCAACGCGGTCAACTCGGCCGTCTCCCCCGGGGTCGTGGTCAGCGGCGCGTCGATCAGCGGCTCCGTGCTGTCCCCGCGGGTGCGGGTGCACAGCTTCAGCGCGGTGTCCCAGTCGGTGCTGTTGGACGGTGTGGACGTGGGCCGCAGCTGCCAGATCCACCGCGCCATCATCGACAAGAACGTCGTCATCCCGCCGGGGGTCAGCATCGGGGTCAACCACGACGAGGACCGGGCTCGGGGCTTCACGGTGACCGATTCGGGTCTCGTGGTGATCGGCAAGGGCACGATCATCCAGGGCTGA
- the glgA gene encoding glycogen synthase — translation MRIDILTREYPPRIYGGAGVHVAELTRALRALPDLQVQVRAFDEPVQEEGTTGYGVPDTVREANAALRTLGVDLAMADDVATSGADLVHSHTWYANMAGHLGGLLGGIPHVLTAHSLEPMRPWKAEQLGGGYAVSSYAERTAYEGAAGVIAVSAGMREDILASYPQVDPAKVHVVHNGIDSQLWQRDTSDAARAVLAEHGVDPDRPSAVFVGRITRQKGLPYLLRALREVPPEVQVVLLAGAPDTKEIAAEVKGLTDELRTQRGADSTVVWIEEMLPRQQVIAFLSHATVFLCPSVYEPLGIVNLEAMACGAAVVATATGGIPEVVVDGETGWLVPIAQVTDGTGTPLDPDAFVADLAAAITDAVSDPERAARMGEAGRQRAIEQFSWTTVAERTLEVYRHVLG, via the coding sequence GTGAGAATCGACATCCTGACCCGCGAGTACCCGCCCCGCATCTACGGTGGCGCAGGGGTCCACGTGGCCGAGCTGACCCGGGCGCTGCGAGCCCTGCCGGACCTGCAGGTCCAGGTGCGCGCCTTCGACGAGCCCGTCCAGGAGGAGGGGACCACGGGGTACGGCGTCCCCGACACGGTGCGCGAGGCGAATGCGGCCCTGCGGACGCTGGGGGTGGACCTGGCCATGGCCGACGACGTCGCGACCTCCGGTGCCGACCTGGTCCACTCGCACACCTGGTACGCCAACATGGCCGGTCACCTCGGGGGTCTGCTGGGCGGCATCCCACACGTGCTGACGGCCCACTCGCTGGAGCCGATGCGCCCGTGGAAGGCCGAGCAACTGGGCGGCGGCTACGCGGTGAGTTCGTATGCCGAGCGCACGGCATACGAGGGTGCCGCGGGGGTGATCGCGGTGTCGGCGGGCATGCGCGAGGACATCCTGGCCAGCTATCCCCAGGTGGACCCGGCGAAGGTGCACGTGGTGCACAACGGGATCGACTCGCAGCTGTGGCAGCGGGACACCAGCGACGCCGCGCGGGCGGTCCTGGCCGAGCACGGGGTCGACCCGGACCGGCCCAGCGCCGTCTTCGTCGGCCGGATCACCCGGCAGAAGGGGCTGCCCTACCTGCTGCGGGCGCTGCGCGAGGTCCCGCCGGAGGTGCAGGTCGTGCTGCTGGCCGGTGCCCCGGACACGAAGGAGATCGCGGCCGAGGTGAAGGGACTCACCGACGAGCTGCGCACCCAGCGGGGCGCGGACTCCACCGTGGTGTGGATCGAGGAGATGCTGCCGCGCCAGCAGGTCATCGCGTTCCTGTCGCACGCCACGGTCTTCCTGTGCCCCTCCGTCTACGAGCCGCTCGGCATCGTCAACCTGGAGGCGATGGCCTGCGGTGCGGCGGTGGTGGCCACCGCGACCGGCGGCATCCCCGAGGTCGTCGTGGACGGGGAGACCGGCTGGCTGGTCCCGATCGCGCAGGTGACCGACGGGACCGGCACGCCGCTGGACCCCGACGCCTTCGTGGCCGACCTGGCCGCGGCGATCACCGACGCGGTCTCCGACCCGGAACGGGCCGCCCGGATGGGTGAGGCGGGCCGGCAGCGGGCCATCGAGCAGTTCTCCTGGACCACGGTCGCCGAGCGCACCCTCGAGGTCTACCGGCACGTCCTGGGCTGA
- a CDS encoding ABC transporter ATP-binding protein, with translation MSDVLEFAGVGVRRGDNALLQDVDWSVEEGERWVVIGPNGAGKTTLLQVAAARMHPTTGVAGILGEVLGTVDVFELRPRIGLSSAALAERIPVEETVSDVVLTASWAVTGRWREEYDGLDVDRATDLLGALGVAHLAQRQYGTLSEGERKRVQIARALMTDPELMLLDEPAAGLDLRGREDLVDRLRALAEDVTAPAMVLVTHHVEEIPPGFTDILMLRDGKVVAAGPIEVTLTAENLSETFGLPLVVDRHGRRWAARAGDRP, from the coding sequence ATGAGCGATGTCCTGGAATTCGCCGGAGTCGGGGTGCGGCGCGGTGACAACGCGCTCCTGCAGGACGTCGACTGGTCGGTCGAGGAGGGGGAGCGCTGGGTGGTCATCGGTCCCAACGGGGCCGGTAAGACCACGCTGCTGCAGGTCGCGGCGGCCCGGATGCACCCCACGACCGGCGTGGCCGGCATCCTCGGTGAGGTGCTGGGCACCGTCGACGTCTTCGAGTTGCGACCCCGGATCGGCCTGTCCAGCGCGGCCCTGGCCGAGCGGATCCCGGTGGAGGAGACGGTCTCGGACGTGGTGCTCACCGCGTCCTGGGCGGTCACCGGCCGGTGGCGCGAGGAGTACGACGGCCTCGACGTGGACCGGGCGACCGACCTGCTGGGCGCGCTCGGGGTCGCCCACCTCGCGCAGCGCCAGTACGGCACGCTCAGCGAGGGGGAGCGCAAGCGCGTGCAGATCGCCCGTGCCCTGATGACCGACCCCGAGCTGATGCTGCTCGACGAGCCGGCCGCCGGGCTCGACCTGCGCGGCCGGGAGGACCTGGTCGACCGGCTCCGCGCCCTGGCCGAGGACGTCACGGCGCCCGCCATGGTGCTGGTCACCCACCACGTGGAGGAGATCCCCCCGGGCTTCACCGACATCCTGATGCTGCGCGACGGCAAGGTGGTCGCCGCCGGTCCGATCGAGGTGACGCTCACCGCCGAGAACCTGTCGGAGACCTTCGGTCTCCCGCTGGTCGTGGACCGGCACGGCAGGCGCTGGGCGGCCCGCGCCGGCGACCGTCCGTGA